In one window of Pseudobacteroides sp. DNA:
- a CDS encoding endo-1,4-beta-xylanase, with protein sequence MMSKRRINKCISLTLSIIMMLSLMSTMNLTAFGAGTQDLVVNGNMENGTNYWHSNGGSQLVSVTDEKHSGSSSVKTNGRTNPWNGVAQVLTDNPNVPEAGSTYHASAWVMFKGEPDTKVTFKITVKRHDGTSDKYDTAAELNVTAGQWTLLEGDYTLPEGTDISKGVQIYVETSESGSFTDFYADDVSFLPAGSSSNDKLVALTFDDGPDNTLTALVLDKLDKYDVPATFFMIGSKINDSTAATVKRVAASGHEIGNHSWSYADMKTMTAEQVKKSVADTTYAIEQYSGTTPVFFRPPNLSVSDTMFDVIDMPFASGITANDWTQTTTAEQRANAIISSAKDGSIILLHDVQPLPHPTPEALDIIIPDLLSKGYKFVTLSELFKKKGVAINPNDKTMYVTVGVDAPVIEGKDIVNNGDFENGKEFWNARGDASIEAATDIKHGGNSSLKVTGRKNGWQGAVQNLVGNGKGDPVAGKTYTGTAWVMYNGASDSETMTFKLSVQWNNGAEENGDKYDTVSEVTVTKGEWTKLEGSYTIPSGAIFDKGIQLYVETAETDNLPSYIDFYVDDVSFKSQESSEPAGYDYDPTLTSLRSVWDQYFPIGAAIRPDMIEDPTLSQYLKKHYASLTAENVMKPEEIQLTEGIFTFEKSDKIVDFAQKNNMLVRGHTFVWHSQTPDWFFTDPDDSSKPASREKLLERMKTHIDTFMTRYNGKFHTYDVVNEVISDGVGLRDSKWKQIIGDVDKDEVDDDYIIAAFKYAYDKATELGDNDVKLCINDYGIESSSRKLDALYDTVKRILDSGIPKDRLVVGFQMHISNYTPSMEQIKNSIEKIASLGVKVQITELDISIYKNDSESIKPVTEEILLTQAKRYKDLFDLLKEQAEKGVMDSVTLWGTDDGMTWLNDFPVPERTNAPLLFNKRLQAKPAYIALTDPDSLPVYKQQLNAYKASPVLGNDVDILWSSLKAVDVTQSVYGPESTTAKVKTMWDNDKLYILAQVADNTESTKDSLEIFLDKNTASGNDSTHLTIASDNTVTGEVYGSVTSEVYSITKRDENGYMIQVAVPISTLSPIKGDKFEIDFRVKDYNSDDVLSSVVVWNDYKNRIDTDTTGYGYLALQGELKLIQVKKGTPKIDGKVDSLWNGVEANNTDVWVAGSSGSTAKFKTLWSENTLYVLAEVTDSKLSKASSNAYEQDSIEIFIDQNNGKTSSYQADDYQIRVNFDNDVSYNPGPLEGFMSSAKTTEKGYIVEAAIPFTAIKAEAGDLLGFDLQVNNDEDDNGSRDSVSIWCDASGNSWQNLSGLGNILLTAEAAIPVETPSPSSTVTPTATTNPGNNNNPGSQSTATPTPIVTPTVTASASTTPTATAKPSATSIPNSPKPAAGDISSHWAKEYINDLISKGIISGYADGTIKPDQNISRAELAVVIIKALGLKPSADAKVDFTDAKSIPSWALSYIALAKEKGIIQGNADKTFLPNKECSRQEALTMIMRAFKLGESTKELKFKDVKDIQKWSYNFIAKATEMELIKGYPDNTFKPGNSITRAELFTVLYKCIKK encoded by the coding sequence ATGATGTCCAAAAGAAGGATCAACAAGTGTATAAGTCTTACTCTATCAATCATTATGATGCTAAGCCTTATGTCAACTATGAACTTAACGGCATTTGGAGCTGGCACGCAAGACCTCGTTGTAAACGGTAATATGGAAAATGGCACAAACTACTGGCACAGCAATGGCGGTTCCCAACTGGTTTCTGTCACAGATGAAAAGCACAGCGGAAGCTCCAGTGTTAAGACTAACGGAAGAACAAATCCATGGAACGGCGTAGCACAGGTTCTTACAGATAACCCCAATGTTCCTGAAGCAGGAAGTACATATCATGCTTCTGCATGGGTTATGTTTAAGGGAGAGCCTGATACCAAAGTGACTTTTAAGATCACAGTTAAAAGACATGACGGTACTTCAGACAAGTATGATACTGCAGCAGAGCTAAATGTCACAGCAGGACAGTGGACATTACTTGAAGGTGACTATACCCTTCCTGAAGGTACCGATATTTCCAAAGGTGTACAAATTTATGTTGAAACATCCGAATCGGGTTCTTTTACTGACTTCTATGCAGATGATGTAAGCTTTTTACCTGCCGGGTCATCAAGCAATGATAAATTAGTTGCCCTGACCTTTGATGACGGACCGGATAATACGCTTACAGCATTAGTACTTGACAAACTTGATAAATATGATGTTCCAGCCACATTTTTCATGATAGGAAGTAAAATAAATGATTCAACTGCTGCTACAGTGAAGAGAGTAGCTGCATCCGGCCATGAAATAGGTAACCACTCATGGAGCTATGCTGACATGAAAACTATGACTGCAGAACAAGTTAAGAAGTCAGTTGCAGACACTACTTATGCTATAGAGCAGTATTCTGGAACAACTCCAGTGTTTTTCCGTCCACCAAACCTTTCTGTAAGTGATACGATGTTTGATGTAATAGACATGCCTTTTGCAAGCGGTATAACTGCAAATGACTGGACTCAGACAACAACCGCCGAGCAAAGAGCAAATGCCATAATAAGCAGCGCAAAGGACGGCTCAATAATATTGCTTCATGACGTTCAGCCCCTTCCTCATCCAACACCTGAAGCTCTTGATATAATAATTCCTGATCTCTTAAGCAAAGGCTACAAATTTGTAACATTAAGCGAATTATTCAAGAAGAAGGGTGTTGCGATAAACCCCAACGACAAGACCATGTATGTTACTGTAGGCGTTGATGCTCCAGTAATAGAGGGCAAAGACATAGTCAATAACGGTGATTTTGAGAATGGTAAAGAATTTTGGAATGCAAGAGGAGATGCTTCCATTGAAGCTGCCACAGATATAAAGCATGGTGGAAATTCAAGTTTAAAGGTTACAGGTAGAAAGAATGGATGGCAGGGTGCTGTTCAAAATCTTGTTGGAAACGGTAAAGGAGATCCTGTGGCAGGTAAAACTTACACTGGAACAGCTTGGGTCATGTATAATGGTGCATCTGATTCTGAAACCATGACATTTAAATTGAGTGTTCAATGGAATAATGGAGCAGAAGAAAATGGTGATAAATATGATACTGTAAGCGAGGTTACGGTTACAAAAGGTGAATGGACAAAACTCGAAGGTAGTTATACCATTCCTTCTGGTGCAATTTTTGATAAAGGTATACAGCTTTATGTAGAAACAGCAGAAACAGATAATTTACCATCATACATTGATTTCTATGTAGATGATGTAAGCTTCAAATCTCAGGAAAGCAGCGAACCTGCCGGTTATGATTATGATCCTACTCTAACTTCACTTCGCAGCGTATGGGATCAATATTTCCCGATTGGAGCAGCTATAAGACCTGATATGATCGAAGATCCTACATTAAGTCAATATCTTAAAAAACATTATGCAAGCTTAACTGCTGAAAACGTAATGAAACCGGAAGAAATTCAACTTACTGAAGGTATATTTACTTTCGAAAAATCAGATAAAATTGTTGATTTTGCACAAAAGAACAATATGCTTGTTAGAGGACACACATTTGTATGGCATAGCCAAACTCCGGACTGGTTCTTTACCGATCCTGACGATTCAAGCAAACCTGCTTCAAGAGAAAAACTTCTTGAAAGAATGAAAACTCACATTGATACCTTTATGACAAGGTATAATGGTAAATTCCATACATATGACGTAGTAAACGAAGTAATTTCTGATGGAGTAGGGCTCCGTGATTCAAAATGGAAGCAAATTATCGGTGACGTAGATAAAGACGAAGTTGATGACGACTATATCATTGCAGCATTCAAATATGCATACGATAAAGCCACCGAACTTGGCGACAATGATGTAAAACTCTGTATAAACGATTACGGAATAGAGTCCAGTTCAAGAAAATTAGATGCTTTGTATGATACCGTAAAACGCATATTGGATTCTGGAATTCCTAAAGACAGGCTTGTTGTAGGATTCCAGATGCATATAAGCAATTACACTCCATCCATGGAACAAATTAAAAATTCAATTGAGAAAATTGCTTCTTTAGGCGTAAAAGTTCAAATAACAGAACTTGACATTTCCATTTACAAAAATGATAGTGAATCAATAAAACCCGTTACTGAAGAGATATTATTGACACAGGCAAAGAGATACAAGGATTTATTTGACCTTTTAAAAGAACAAGCTGAAAAAGGTGTTATGGACTCTGTTACATTATGGGGTACAGATGACGGAATGACATGGCTTAATGACTTCCCTGTTCCTGAAAGAACAAATGCTCCGCTATTATTTAACAAAAGACTTCAGGCAAAACCTGCATACATAGCACTGACCGATCCTGATAGTTTACCTGTATACAAACAGCAGCTAAATGCTTACAAGGCTTCTCCTGTTTTAGGAAATGATGTTGATATACTTTGGAGCTCGCTAAAAGCTGTTGACGTAACTCAGTCTGTATACGGCCCTGAGAGCACAACTGCAAAGGTTAAAACAATGTGGGATAATGATAAACTCTATATTCTCGCACAGGTGGCTGACAATACTGAAAGCACAAAAGACAGTCTTGAAATATTCCTTGATAAAAACACAGCTTCAGGAAATGATAGTACTCACCTGACTATAGCTTCTGACAATACCGTAACCGGTGAAGTCTATGGCTCAGTAACAAGTGAAGTCTATAGTATTACCAAAAGGGATGAAAACGGATATATGATACAGGTTGCTGTTCCTATCTCAACACTCTCTCCTATAAAGGGTGACAAATTTGAAATTGACTTCAGAGTAAAAGACTACAACAGTGATGATGTATTATCATCAGTAGTTGTTTGGAATGACTATAAGAACAGGATTGATACCGATACAACAGGATATGGATATTTAGCTTTGCAGGGTGAATTAAAGCTCATACAGGTAAAGAAGGGTACTCCAAAAATTGACGGCAAGGTTGACAGTCTTTGGAACGGAGTCGAAGCCAACAACACCGATGTTTGGGTTGCAGGTTCATCAGGATCTACTGCAAAATTCAAGACCTTGTGGTCTGAAAACACTCTTTATGTGCTTGCAGAAGTAACTGACAGTAAACTTAGCAAAGCAAGCTCAAATGCCTATGAACAAGATTCAATAGAAATATTTATAGACCAGAATAATGGTAAAACTTCTTCTTATCAAGCAGATGACTACCAGATAAGAGTAAATTTTGATAATGATGTTTCATATAACCCTGGCCCACTAGAAGGATTCATGTCTTCTGCTAAAACAACGGAAAAAGGATATATTGTAGAGGCTGCAATACCATTTACTGCAATAAAAGCTGAAGCTGGTGACCTTTTAGGCTTTGACCTTCAGGTAAATAATGATGAAGATGATAACGGATCAAGGGATAGTGTAAGTATCTGGTGTGATGCTTCCGGAAACTCATGGCAAAACTTGTCAGGCCTTGGTAATATACTACTTACTGCTGAAGCAGCAATTCCTGTTGAAACTCCTTCACCTAGCAGCACAGTAACACCTACTGCTACAACTAACCCTGGCAATAACAACAACCCAGGCTCTCAAAGCACTGCAACACCAACACCTATTGTGACTCCTACAGTTACTGCTTCAGCATCCACGACACCTACTGCAACAGCAAAGCCAAGTGCAACAAGCATTCCAAATTCACCAAAGCCTGCTGCGGGTGATATATCAAGTCACTGGGCAAAGGAATACATAAACGATCTTATATCAAAAGGAATTATAAGCGGCTATGCAGATGGAACAATCAAGCCGGATCAAAACATTTCAAGAGCTGAACTTGCGGTTGTAATAATTAAAGCCCTAGGACTTAAGCCTTCTGCTGATGCCAAAGTTGATTTTACAGATGCAAAGAGTATCCCTTCATGGGCATTAAGCTACATTGCATTGGCAAAAGAAAAGGGAATCATTCAGGGAAATGCCGACAAGACATTCTTGCCAAATAAGGAATGCAGCAGGCAGGAAGCACTAACAATGATCATGAGAGCATTTAAGCTTGGTGAGTCCACAAAAGAGCTCAAATTCAAGGATGTTAAGGATATCCAGAAGTGGTCATACAATTTTATTGCTAAAGCCACTGAAATGGAACTTATCAAAGGTTACCCAGACAATACATTCAAACCTGGAAACAGCATCACCAGAGCTGAGTTGTTTACTGTATTGTATAAATGCATAAAGAAATAA